A genomic window from Lotus japonicus ecotype B-129 chromosome 1, LjGifu_v1.2 includes:
- the LOC130731905 gene encoding uncharacterized protein LOC130731905 gives MIETLNNIVTIVRFFEQHLVATFPNISQADIDGLTASEFPTWFRSYVHDRNNMVVDQLLHHLAWGPKKKVETWPIYFVNGFKFHTEEWTVNKKTINSGVCVEGDDEEDEHYYYGVLKEILRLEYPGEPIKQLVLFNCEWFDSVINRGMKVNKEYDIVEVHRSRRYSKYMTLSYLQQMRFKCTTCLTQNT, from the exons ATGATTGAAACATTAAATAATATAGTGACCATTGTTAGATTCTTTGAGCAACACTTGGTGGCAACCTTTCCAAATATCTCTCAAGCTGATATTGATGGTCTTACTGCATCTGAGTTTCCAACTTGGTTTCGATCGTAT GTTCATGATAGAAATAACATGGTAGTAGATCAGTTATTACACCACTTAGCATGGGGTCCTAAGAAAAAGGTGGAGACTTGGCCTATTTACTTTGTCAATGGTTTTAAGTTTCATACAGAAGAGTGGACTGTCAATAAGAAAACCATCAATTCTGGAGTTTGTGTTGAgggtgatgatgaagaggatgaaCACTATTATTATGGTGTCCTTAAAGAGATTTTGCGGCTAGAGTACCCAGGTGAACCAATCAAACAATTAGTGTTATTTAACTGTGAATGGTTTGATTCTGTCATCAATCGTGGGATGAAGGTTAATAAAGAATATGACATTGTGGAGGTTCATCGTTCTAGAAGGTATTCCAAATATATGACCCTTTCATATTTGCAACAAATGCGATTCAAGTGTACTACATGCCTTACCCAAAACACATAA